In Paenibacillus hexagrammi, the following are encoded in one genomic region:
- a CDS encoding ZIP family metal transporter, whose amino-acid sequence MSIHNLPEGLSVGVSYAMSQHDLGPLVSLAIGLQNVPEGLLIALYLTTNQVSKFRAFLYTGLTGVVELLSAFIGLRFTGTFTGLVPYGLAFAAGAMLFVVYKELIPESHGDGNEVPATFSFILGLISMIGLTHYLG is encoded by the coding sequence ATGTCTATTCATAATCTACCGGAAGGGCTTTCCGTTGGCGTCAGCTATGCGATGAGCCAACATGATTTGGGCCCGCTTGTTTCTCTTGCTATTGGACTGCAGAATGTGCCGGAGGGTCTCTTAATTGCTCTTTATCTCACCACCAATCAGGTAAGCAAATTCCGGGCATTCCTGTACACTGGCCTTACAGGGGTTGTTGAATTGCTTTCTGCCTTCATAGGTCTTAGATTCACCGGAACGTTTACCGGACTTGTTCCATATGGGTTAGCATTTGCCGCGGGTGCCATGCTGTTTGTTGTCTATAAAGAACTCATTCCTGAGAGTCATGGGGACGGCAATGAAGTGCCGGCGACTTTTTCCTTTATACTGGGTTTGATCAGCATGATTGGTTTGACTCATTATTTAGGGTGA
- a CDS encoding ZIP family metal transporter, producing the protein MAGRLVPYSSCMSMIDGGIMVTASTYGLIPSALKLSNLSVLFIGILLGTTVLTLMEKLVPHVDLNHSDASMDRSRALLF; encoded by the coding sequence ATGGCAGGCAGACTTGTTCCATATTCTTCTTGTATGTCAATGATTGATGGAGGGATTATGGTCACCGCCTCAACTTATGGGCTCATCCCTTCAGCGCTAAAGCTTTCTAATTTATCCGTTTTATTCATCGGAATCCTCCTGGGTACAACAGTTCTTACGCTGATGGAGAAACTGGTGCCGCATGTAGATCTAAATCATTCGGATGCCTCTATGGACCGTTCCAGAGCCCTGCTTTTTTAG
- a CDS encoding Fur family transcriptional regulator codes for MEKINLTSQRKAILDIVQHSEDHPTAADIIERLRDKGQHLAYGTVYNSLRYLSDTGLIRELKLGEASSRYDARTDDHHHIICKRCGRVDEVLTETPIQWVKQVEQETSYLIEDSQVVFEGVCAACQAASK; via the coding sequence ATGGAGAAAATAAATTTAACCTCTCAGCGCAAGGCGATCCTGGACATTGTCCAGCATAGCGAAGATCATCCCACAGCTGCGGATATTATTGAACGTTTGCGGGATAAAGGGCAGCATCTGGCTTATGGTACCGTGTACAATTCGCTGCGTTATCTGTCAGATACCGGGCTGATTCGCGAGCTGAAGCTTGGAGAAGCCTCCAGCCGATACGACGCGAGAACGGATGACCATCATCATATCATATGCAAGCGATGTGGACGGGTAGATGAGGTTCTAACTGAAACGCCGATCCAGTGGGTGAAGCAAGTCGAGCAGGAGACTTCTTATCTCATCGAAGATTCGCAAGTCGTGTTTGAAGGAGTGTGTGCGGCATGCCAAGCAGCGAGCAAGTAG
- a CDS encoding response regulator transcription factor codes for MPSSEQVVESTDVQLSYGSDGSRAADIGSDLGADIEGAYCTESSRIAIVSPFPNKHSELVKELTQQCYDVMLFHRADSLAIIGLPMDAVIIDVKALDVSDDRHKLQEWADRAGKTTPLLWIASREGTSREGLHSEAIHQLGGAVAASHQVQDTVKLIKSLLQQQSPQPPHDIQDEAGSYTFKDLKLDARRMTLTVAHRPVVLTKTEYLLLLFLLESDGAVLQREELLNRVWGSHYFGGSNVVDVHMKSLRKKLGDSASHPEYIVTVRGVGYRLAT; via the coding sequence ATGCCAAGCAGCGAGCAAGTAGTCGAAAGTACTGACGTACAGTTGTCTTATGGATCTGATGGCAGCAGAGCGGCAGACATAGGATCAGACTTAGGGGCAGACATAGAGGGAGCTTACTGCACGGAATCAAGCAGGATTGCCATCGTAAGTCCTTTTCCGAACAAGCACAGTGAGCTGGTAAAAGAATTAACGCAGCAGTGCTACGATGTCATGCTGTTTCATCGGGCCGATTCGCTTGCGATCATTGGCCTGCCAATGGATGCGGTCATCATCGATGTGAAAGCGCTGGACGTATCGGACGATAGACACAAGCTGCAAGAGTGGGCCGACAGAGCCGGAAAAACCACACCGCTGCTGTGGATCGCATCTCGTGAAGGCACATCCCGTGAAGGGCTGCACAGCGAAGCGATCCATCAGCTTGGAGGTGCGGTTGCTGCTTCCCATCAGGTGCAGGATACAGTGAAGCTGATCAAGAGCCTGCTTCAGCAGCAGTCTCCGCAGCCCCCTCATGATATCCAGGACGAAGCGGGCAGCTACACCTTTAAGGATTTGAAGCTGGATGCGAGAAGAATGACGCTGACCGTAGCTCATAGGCCGGTTGTTCTAACCAAGACGGAGTATCTGCTGCTGCTCTTCCTCCTCGAATCGGATGGTGCGGTGCTCCAGCGTGAAGAGCTGCTGAACCGTGTGTGGGGCTCCCACTATTTTGGCGGCAGCAATGTTGTGGATGTTCATATGAAAAGCTTGCGCAAAAAACTTGGGGACTCGGCTTCGCATCCTGAGTACATCGTCACAGTCCGCGGCGTCGGATACCGTTTGGCTACCTAG
- a CDS encoding catalase-related domain-containing protein, producing MNVNQDPSPVNYEPNSFVDSPKEVPSYTDTPSPIVGQGARQQIEKTDDFTQAGEKYRSYTQEEKDHLIHNLVNDLKQTPQDIQLRAICNFFRADIEYGMRVAAGLGVDVGKHMPQSRP from the coding sequence ATGAACGTGAACCAGGACCCTTCGCCAGTGAATTATGAGCCTAATAGCTTCGTAGACAGCCCGAAGGAGGTGCCTTCTTATACCGACACACCATCTCCGATCGTGGGTCAGGGAGCACGGCAGCAAATCGAGAAAACCGACGATTTCACGCAGGCGGGCGAGAAATACCGCAGCTACACGCAAGAAGAGAAGGATCACTTGATCCATAATCTCGTCAACGATCTGAAGCAGACCCCGCAAGACATTCAGCTGCGGGCGATCTGCAACTTTTTCCGCGCCGACATCGAATACGGCATGCGTGTCGCGGCAGGCCTGGGCGTGGATGTAGGCAAGCATATGCCTCAGTCACGGCCGTGA